In a single window of the Novosphingobium sp. IK01 genome:
- a CDS encoding GNAT family N-acetyltransferase, with translation MNHPLDRPVWHALTGPQAALARRAGQALRIAPSYGPFAAAPPGGEADLVRLLVDPADTIWLVEPEGAPAPPGLVVQRRAELVQMIADGPLPASARTGPEIVPLGEADVPEMTALALATKPGPWGPETWRYGQFYGIRAPDGRLAAMAGARMRPAPGFAEVSGVATWPEFRGAGHAARLIGHVMTGFLARGDVPFLHSYADNQGAIRLYEALGLRIRQRLVATILGKT, from the coding sequence ATGAACCACCCTCTCGACCGCCCCGTGTGGCATGCGCTGACCGGGCCGCAGGCCGCGCTCGCGCGCCGCGCCGGACAGGCGCTGCGCATTGCCCCCTCCTATGGCCCGTTTGCGGCGGCCCCGCCCGGCGGCGAGGCCGATCTGGTCCGCCTGCTCGTCGATCCGGCCGATACGATCTGGCTGGTCGAGCCCGAGGGTGCCCCCGCGCCGCCCGGCCTTGTCGTCCAGCGCCGGGCCGAACTGGTCCAGATGATCGCCGATGGGCCGCTGCCCGCCAGTGCGCGAACGGGGCCCGAAATCGTGCCCTTGGGCGAGGCCGACGTGCCCGAGATGACCGCGCTGGCCCTTGCGACAAAACCCGGCCCCTGGGGCCCCGAAACATGGCGCTATGGCCAGTTCTATGGCATCCGTGCGCCCGATGGCCGTCTGGCGGCGATGGCGGGCGCGCGGATGCGCCCGGCCCCCGGCTTTGCCGAAGTGAGCGGGGTGGCGACATGGCCCGAATTTCGCGGGGCCGGCCATGCCGCGCGGCTGATCGGACATGTGATGACCGGGTTCCTCGCGCGCGGCGATGTGCCGTTCCTCCACAGTTATGCCGATAATCAGGGGGCGATCCGGCTTTACGAAGCCCTCGGATTGCGTATCCGGCAGCGATTGGTTGCGACGATACTGGGAAAAACGTGA
- the recN gene encoding DNA repair protein RecN, with translation MLTGLSIRNVVLIEALDLAFPGGLGVLTGETGAGKSILLDSLGLILGDRADSGLVRTGTDQASVTATFEFAVRPEGVAALLEEAEIAWEAGEPLLIRRRLKADGGSRAWINDQPVGVALLRDLARFLVELHGQHDDRGLVNARGHRLLLDRYARAESAAVQSAWEIWRKAEIALAQARAHLAAAVAEQDLITAHLAELDSLAPKPGEEEDLALQRSGMQKGERLSGDLAALDQVWSGPDSPLDALRSAARRLDRIAGEHPLLTEALEALDRAIIEAGEAEDKLAAAAEALAHDPALLDRIETRLFDLRAAARKHGCTVDELPARREALQTALDAIEGGEARIAGLARQAMDAGLDYRAKAETLSVQRAEAARRLDKAVAAELAPLRLDAARFHTAVVRLPEDRWGPQGVDGVEFLISTNPGSDFAPLGKIASGGELSRFILALKVALAEEGGAATVIFDEIDRGVGGAVASAIGERLARLAQGGQLLAVTHSPQVAARGGAHFLIAKSSEGTVTRTAVTMLDKGERKEEIARMLSGAEVTDEARAQADRLLEQA, from the coding sequence ATGCTGACCGGGCTTTCCATCCGTAATGTCGTCCTGATCGAGGCGCTCGACCTCGCATTTCCGGGCGGTCTGGGCGTTCTCACCGGCGAGACCGGGGCGGGCAAATCGATCCTGCTGGATTCGTTGGGGCTGATTCTGGGCGACCGGGCCGACAGCGGCCTCGTGCGCACAGGCACGGATCAGGCGAGCGTGACCGCCACTTTCGAATTCGCCGTGCGGCCCGAAGGCGTCGCGGCCCTGCTCGAAGAGGCCGAAATCGCGTGGGAGGCGGGCGAACCGCTGCTCATCCGCCGCCGCCTGAAGGCCGACGGGGGAAGCCGGGCGTGGATCAACGACCAGCCCGTGGGCGTTGCGCTGCTGCGCGATCTGGCGCGCTTCCTTGTCGAACTCCATGGCCAGCACGATGATCGCGGGCTGGTCAACGCGCGCGGACACCGCCTGCTGCTCGACCGCTATGCCCGCGCGGAAAGCGCCGCGGTCCAGTCTGCGTGGGAGATATGGCGCAAAGCGGAAATCGCGCTGGCACAGGCCCGCGCCCATCTGGCTGCCGCCGTGGCCGAACAGGACCTCATCACCGCGCACCTTGCCGAACTCGACAGCCTCGCCCCCAAGCCGGGGGAGGAGGAAGACCTCGCGCTCCAGCGCTCGGGCATGCAAAAGGGCGAGCGGCTCTCGGGCGATCTGGCCGCGCTTGATCAGGTCTGGTCGGGCCCGGATTCGCCGCTGGACGCCTTGCGCAGCGCGGCGCGGCGGCTCGACCGGATCGCGGGCGAACATCCGTTGCTGACCGAGGCGCTCGAAGCGCTCGACCGCGCGATCATCGAAGCGGGGGAGGCCGAAGACAAGCTGGCCGCCGCTGCCGAGGCGCTGGCCCATGACCCGGCCCTGCTCGACCGGATCGAGACCCGCCTGTTCGACTTGCGCGCCGCCGCACGCAAGCACGGCTGCACGGTCGACGAACTGCCCGCCCGGCGCGAGGCCTTGCAGACTGCGCTCGACGCCATCGAGGGCGGCGAGGCGCGGATCGCAGGGCTGGCCCGTCAGGCCATGGATGCCGGGCTCGATTATCGCGCCAAGGCCGAGACGCTCTCGGTCCAGCGCGCGGAGGCCGCGCGGCGGCTCGACAAGGCGGTGGCCGCCGAACTGGCGCCGCTGCGGCTCGATGCAGCGCGCTTCCACACCGCTGTCGTCCGCCTGCCCGAGGATCGCTGGGGGCCGCAGGGTGTCGATGGTGTCGAATTCTTGATCTCGACCAATCCGGGCAGCGATTTCGCCCCGCTGGGCAAGATCGCTTCGGGGGGCGAATTGTCGCGCTTCATTCTCGCGCTCAAGGTCGCGCTGGCCGAGGAAGGCGGCGCTGCCACGGTCATCTTCGACGAGATCGACCGGGGCGTGGGCGGCGCCGTGGCCAGCGCCATCGGCGAACGCCTCGCCCGGCTGGCACAGGGCGGGCAATTGCTCGCCGTGACCCACAGCCCGCAAGTGGCCGCGCGCGGGGGCGCCCATTTCCTGATCGCCAAGTCGAGCGAGGGGACGGTCACGCGCACGGCTGTCACGATGCTCGACAAGGGCGAACGCAAGGAAGAAATCGCGCGGATGCTCTCGGGCGCCGAAGTCACCGACGAGGCCCGCGCCCAGGCCGACCGTTTGCTGGAACAGGCATGA
- a CDS encoding UDP-2,3-diacylglucosamine diphosphatase, producing the protein MSEWIKGLPEWLDLPEPRGFRPKRRVRTVWISDLHLGTRGCNAQMLLDFLASIECETLYLVGDIVDGWRLSRGWYWPDAHNEVVRRVLKMAHRGTRVVLIAGNHDEMLRPYAGMTFGGVELALDTIHVTADGRRLLVTHGDGFDGVVLYARWLAFLGDAAYEVLLKANRWVNLVRRQFKLPYWSLSAYMKKRVKNAVQFICDFEEAVAHAARDMGVDGVVCGHIHCAEIRQIGDVTYYNDGDWVESCTALVEDFCGAMSIVDWAAEQARLNPAPVAQTELAPPATAPVPQAEPVA; encoded by the coding sequence ATGAGCGAGTGGATCAAGGGCCTCCCCGAATGGCTCGATCTGCCCGAGCCGCGCGGATTTCGCCCCAAGCGCCGGGTCCGCACGGTGTGGATCTCGGACCTTCACCTGGGCACGCGCGGCTGCAATGCGCAGATGCTGCTCGATTTCCTCGCCTCGATCGAATGCGAGACGCTCTATCTCGTGGGCGACATCGTCGATGGCTGGCGCCTCTCGCGCGGGTGGTACTGGCCCGACGCGCACAACGAAGTCGTCCGCCGCGTGCTCAAGATGGCCCATCGCGGCACCCGTGTCGTGCTGATCGCGGGCAACCACGACGAAATGCTGCGCCCTTATGCGGGGATGACCTTCGGCGGCGTCGAACTCGCACTCGACACCATCCATGTCACCGCCGACGGGCGCCGCCTGCTGGTCACCCATGGCGACGGGTTCGACGGGGTGGTGCTCTATGCCCGCTGGCTCGCCTTTCTGGGCGATGCGGCCTACGAAGTGCTGCTCAAGGCCAATCGCTGGGTCAATCTGGTCCGCCGCCAGTTCAAGCTGCCCTACTGGTCGCTGTCGGCCTACATGAAAAAGCGCGTGAAGAACGCCGTCCAGTTCATCTGCGACTTCGAGGAAGCCGTGGCCCATGCCGCGCGCGACATGGGGGTCGACGGGGTGGTCTGCGGCCACATCCACTGCGCCGAAATTCGCCAGATCGGTGACGTGACCTATTACAACGACGGTGACTGGGTGGAAAGCTGCACCGCGCTGGTCGAGGACTTCTGCGGGGCGATGAGCATCGTCGACTGGGCCGCCGAACAGGCCCGGCTGAACCCGGCGCCCGTTGCCCAGACCGAGCTGGCCCCTCCCGCAACAGCCCCCGTCCCGCAGGCTGAACCGGTCGCATGA
- a CDS encoding glycosyltransferase family 4 protein, whose amino-acid sequence MRIAICTDAWHPQVNGVVRTLSTTVALLRARGHEVCLVTPEQFRTLALPGYSEIRLAMAPRFGTRRILRAFAPDIVHIATEGPIGWSARSWCKAEGMPFTSAFHTRFPDYAAMRTGLSPEAFWPVMRRFHARSSAVLVATPSLAAELAGHGLCQTRLWSRGIEPAQFRPALTPERAGTPWADLPGPLLLYVGRVAVEKNLGAFLEAPVAGTKLVVGDGPDLAMLRARHPQALFAGAMAGENLARAYRAADCFVFPSRTDTFGLVMIEAMACGVPVAAFPVPGPLDIVGPQGRGPFGTLASPVGMLDEDLPRAIAGALACDRAAVATHGASYSWKAATDQFEAALRDAVETWARTNWAIMAA is encoded by the coding sequence ATGAGGATCGCGATCTGCACCGATGCCTGGCACCCGCAAGTCAACGGCGTGGTCCGCACGCTCTCGACGACGGTGGCCCTGCTGCGCGCGCGCGGGCACGAGGTCTGCCTCGTCACGCCCGAGCAGTTCCGCACGCTGGCCCTGCCCGGCTACAGCGAGATCCGCCTTGCCATGGCCCCGCGTTTCGGCACGCGGCGCATCTTGCGCGCCTTTGCGCCCGACATCGTCCATATCGCCACCGAAGGGCCGATCGGCTGGTCCGCGCGCAGCTGGTGCAAGGCCGAAGGGATGCCGTTTACCAGCGCGTTCCACACTCGTTTCCCGGATTATGCGGCGATGCGCACCGGGCTCAGCCCCGAGGCGTTCTGGCCGGTCATGCGGCGGTTTCATGCGCGCAGCAGCGCGGTTCTGGTCGCCACGCCCAGCCTTGCGGCGGAACTGGCCGGGCATGGCCTGTGCCAGACGCGGTTGTGGTCGCGCGGGATCGAGCCTGCGCAGTTCCGCCCTGCCCTTACGCCCGAACGCGCAGGCACGCCCTGGGCCGACCTGCCGGGGCCCCTGCTGCTCTATGTCGGGCGCGTGGCGGTCGAGAAGAACCTCGGCGCGTTCCTTGAGGCACCCGTTGCCGGAACCAAACTGGTTGTCGGCGACGGGCCAGACCTCGCCATGCTCAGGGCCCGCCATCCCCAAGCCCTGTTTGCCGGGGCCATGGCAGGCGAAAACCTCGCCCGCGCCTATCGCGCCGCCGATTGCTTCGTGTTCCCCAGCCGGACCGACACCTTCGGGCTGGTGATGATCGAGGCCATGGCCTGCGGGGTGCCGGTCGCGGCCTTCCCGGTGCCCGGCCCGCTCGACATCGTGGGCCCACAGGGACGTGGCCCGTTCGGCACGCTGGCCTCGCCGGTCGGCATGCTCGACGAGGACCTGCCCCGCGCCATTGCCGGGGCGCTCGCCTGCGACCGCGCCGCCGTGGCCACCCACGGGGCCAGCTATTCGTGGAAGGCGGCGACCGACCAGTTCGAGGCCGCTCTGCGCGATGCGGTCGAGACATGGGCCCGGACGAACTGGGCGATCATGGCGGCCTGA
- a CDS encoding outer membrane protein assembly factor BamD, whose amino-acid sequence MTVPASGRSPLRIAVLAAATAALGLTAGCAGAGKTKKDVAYVARDVDTLYMTAKDRLDHGDAKQAAALFDEVERQHPYSPWARRAQLMGAFSYYVARDYAKSVQTAQRFLSIHPGNKDAPYAYYLVALCYYEQISDVTRDQKITQQALTALTEVMRRYPNTDYATDARMKIDLVNDHLAGKEMEVGRFYERSGKWLASALRFRVVVDKYQTTSHTPEALFRLVEAYLALGVPEEAHRAAAVLGHNYPGSEWYKRAFKLVNAKGDKLSAA is encoded by the coding sequence ATGACCGTTCCTGCTTCTGGCCGCAGCCCGCTGCGCATCGCCGTTCTTGCCGCCGCTACCGCCGCTCTGGGCCTGACCGCCGGCTGCGCCGGTGCGGGCAAGACCAAGAAGGACGTGGCCTATGTCGCACGCGACGTGGACACGCTCTACATGACGGCCAAGGACCGGCTCGACCATGGCGACGCCAAGCAGGCCGCCGCGCTTTTCGACGAAGTGGAACGCCAGCACCCCTATTCGCCCTGGGCCCGCCGGGCCCAGCTGATGGGCGCGTTCAGCTATTACGTCGCGCGCGACTATGCCAAGTCGGTCCAGACCGCGCAGCGCTTCCTGTCGATCCATCCGGGCAACAAGGACGCGCCTTACGCCTATTACCTCGTCGCGCTGTGCTATTACGAGCAGATCAGCGACGTGACCCGCGACCAGAAGATCACCCAGCAGGCGCTCACCGCGCTGACCGAAGTGATGCGCCGCTATCCCAACACCGACTACGCCACCGACGCGCGCATGAAGATCGACCTCGTGAACGATCACCTCGCGGGCAAGGAAATGGAAGTGGGCCGCTTCTACGAACGCAGCGGCAAGTGGCTGGCCAGCGCCCTGCGTTTCCGCGTGGTGGTCGACAAGTACCAGACCACGAGCCACACGCCCGAGGCGCTGTTCCGTCTGGTCGAAGCCTATCTGGCGCTCGGCGTTCCCGAGGAAGCGCACCGCGCCGCCGCCGTGCTGGGCCACAACTATCCGGGCAGCGAATGGTACAAGCGCGCGTTCAAGCTGGTGAATGCCAAGGGCGACAAGCTCTCGGCGGCCTGA
- a CDS encoding RrF2 family transcriptional regulator codes for MLSQKTRYTIRALQHLADTFGQGPVRLDAIAEAQNIPRKFLTVILSEMAREGVVISQRGRDGGYELALPPVDIRYGDIIRLTRGSLALVPCASRNAHEHCANCLPEADCRLRGLMIRLRDDMADMLDTVTLADPITLVPPFDETAQA; via the coding sequence ATGCTTTCGCAAAAGACGCGATATACGATCCGGGCACTCCAGCATCTGGCCGACACTTTCGGGCAGGGGCCCGTGCGCCTCGATGCCATTGCCGAAGCGCAGAACATTCCGCGCAAGTTCCTGACCGTGATCCTTTCGGAAATGGCCCGCGAGGGCGTGGTCATCTCGCAGCGCGGGCGCGACGGGGGCTATGAACTGGCCCTGCCGCCGGTCGACATCCGCTATGGCGACATCATCCGCCTGACGCGCGGCAGCCTCGCGCTGGTTCCCTGCGCCAGCCGCAACGCCCACGAGCACTGCGCCAATTGCCTGCCCGAGGCCGATTGCCGGTTGCGTGGCCTGATGATCCGCCTGCGCGACGACATGGCCGACATGCTCGACACGGTGACCCTGGCCGATCCGATCACGCTGGTGCCTCCGTTTGACGAAACGGCGCAAGCCTGA
- a CDS encoding LacI family DNA-binding transcriptional regulator, whose product MLDVAMRAGVSLKSVSRVINREPHVSDTLRAKVERAIAELDYVPDTAARSLAGARSFIISVLFDNPSPNYTVKLQAGVYRACMENQYHLRIDRIDTSRPDTEIEAQLATLLRNGRCDGFVLTPPISDIPVVLDFLVARGVRHVRISPDVPSAHAPGVGMDDHGAGAAVARMLWEAGHRRLAMVSSPVSHGAARRRRLGFLEALHDLGLREPVPEAGGDHSFEGGIRAGNELLALPRRPTAIFATNDDSAAGTMVACAQAGLVVPRDISICGFDDSWVARSVWPYLTTVYQPIEEQGHAAATLLVTRGAEAPPLRNLPYHLVERASVGPPPAE is encoded by the coding sequence ATGCTGGATGTCGCCATGCGGGCAGGTGTCTCGCTCAAGAGCGTCTCGCGCGTCATCAACCGCGAACCCCATGTCTCCGACACGCTGCGCGCCAAAGTCGAACGGGCCATCGCCGAACTCGACTATGTGCCCGATACGGCGGCCCGTTCGCTGGCCGGGGCGCGCTCGTTCATCATCAGCGTGCTGTTCGACAATCCGAGCCCCAATTACACGGTGAAGCTTCAGGCCGGGGTCTACCGCGCCTGCATGGAAAACCAGTATCACCTGCGGATCGACCGGATCGACACCTCGCGCCCGGACACCGAGATCGAGGCGCAACTGGCCACCTTGCTGCGCAATGGCCGCTGCGACGGCTTCGTGCTGACCCCGCCGATCTCCGACATTCCGGTCGTGCTCGATTTTCTCGTCGCGCGCGGGGTGCGCCATGTGCGCATTTCGCCCGACGTGCCCAGTGCCCATGCGCCGGGCGTTGGCATGGACGACCATGGCGCCGGGGCGGCCGTGGCGCGCATGTTGTGGGAAGCGGGCCACCGCCGCCTTGCCATGGTGAGCAGCCCGGTCAGCCATGGCGCGGCCCGGCGCCGCCGTCTGGGTTTTCTCGAAGCCCTGCACGATCTGGGCCTGAGGGAACCCGTGCCCGAAGCCGGGGGCGACCACAGCTTCGAAGGCGGCATCCGGGCGGGGAACGAGCTGCTCGCCCTGCCCCGCCGGCCCACGGCCATTTTCGCGACCAACGATGATTCGGCCGCCGGAACGATGGTCGCCTGCGCACAGGCCGGTCTGGTCGTCCCGCGCGACATCTCGATCTGCGGCTTCGACGACAGCTGGGTGGCGCGCTCGGTCTGGCCCTATCTGACGACCGTCTACCAGCCGATCGAGGAACAGGGCCACGCCGCCGCCACGCTGCTGGTTACGCGCGGGGCCGAGGCGCCCCCCTTGCGCAACCTGCCCTATCACCTTGTCGAGCGGGCCTCGGTCGGCCCGCCGCCCGCCGAATGA
- a CDS encoding glycosyl hydrolase has protein sequence MKGQQGWRAWLAGGFVSAALVSGGSGAWAAGAQPVAGQVEEIGQARDAGAMLEARFRTPPASARARLDWRLPDGGAASSAVAADLDWMSRTGLGGLQIENASASPQALRLVAQGAQAQGLDLVLALPAAEAVDSLDGAAMRIWLNRCFDDLQAALGAGMLGPHGVRGLVSGTQRVALPATTPLMNAQFARLRGYDPAPWLPVLSGAGVGEASAQDQARFLRDWRRTRADLLNSERFGMIAQVAHERGLKLYGAAPEGAAPDDAMAMRMRADVPMVVVAQAALTGARGAGLAGERRIAEAASVAHVYGQNWVAGEVLPDMGPSIIAPWTVTPYAMRGALDLAFVNGVNRVILPARIGASGAPWFGPQQSWAGLAQGFSDYLARTSLMLQQGHNVADLAELADEEAPRGDAPPRGDAPPRDDAVPPGYARDFVTAAMVDGSFVVDGHDLVSQSGARYRALWLGGVARPMTLRTLARLADLVAAGATVIGPRPLASPALADAQGDAPARWQSLTAMLWPEGQVETVVGQGRVIAGGNAGVALARMGVAPDFRPAGSDAGSDTAFVHRTMRDGESWYLVNRADHEVRFDGHFRVMGKAAEIWHAETGQIEAASYRIEGGETRVPLVLAPRGSLFVVFRKPASARAVQLAPVVERPLVTLTGPWALAFQGGRGAPARLNVPALTRLDRSPIEGVRHFSGEVAYGIGFRPPRGWKRGMPLWLDLGEVHDLAQVRVNDRDMGTRWQAPYRYDIGSAVRGGTNRLVVQVAGSWANRVIGDAAARAAGAKAAIAPAIAPLTADIARAPLVPSGLVGPVVLGTTVQETGNGPAHSAGGGPTEARSTR, from the coding sequence ATGAAGGGGCAGCAGGGCTGGCGCGCATGGCTCGCGGGGGGCTTCGTGTCGGCGGCGCTCGTGTCCGGGGGCAGCGGGGCATGGGCCGCCGGGGCACAGCCCGTCGCCGGTCAGGTGGAAGAGATCGGACAGGCGCGGGACGCCGGGGCCATGCTCGAAGCGCGGTTTCGCACGCCCCCGGCCTCGGCACGGGCGCGTCTGGACTGGCGCCTGCCTGATGGTGGTGCCGCCTCTTCTGCTGTCGCCGCCGATCTAGACTGGATGAGCCGGACCGGGCTGGGCGGGCTCCAGATTGAAAATGCCAGCGCGTCGCCACAGGCCTTGCGGCTGGTGGCGCAAGGGGCGCAGGCCCAAGGGCTCGATCTGGTCCTTGCCTTGCCGGCAGCCGAGGCTGTCGACAGCCTCGACGGGGCAGCCATGCGCATCTGGCTCAACCGCTGTTTCGATGATCTTCAGGCTGCGCTGGGGGCCGGGATGCTCGGGCCCCACGGGGTGCGCGGGCTGGTGAGCGGCACGCAACGGGTGGCCTTGCCCGCGACCACGCCCCTGATGAATGCCCAGTTCGCACGGCTGCGCGGCTATGATCCGGCGCCCTGGCTGCCGGTGCTGTCGGGCGCCGGTGTGGGGGAGGCCAGCGCGCAGGATCAGGCCCGCTTCCTGCGCGACTGGCGGCGCACGCGCGCCGATCTGCTCAATTCCGAACGCTTCGGCATGATCGCGCAAGTCGCGCACGAGCGCGGGCTCAAGCTCTATGGCGCCGCGCCCGAGGGGGCCGCGCCCGACGATGCCATGGCCATGCGCATGCGCGCCGACGTGCCGATGGTGGTGGTGGCGCAGGCCGCGCTGACCGGCGCGCGCGGCGCAGGGCTTGCGGGCGAACGGCGCATCGCCGAGGCCGCCTCGGTCGCCCATGTCTATGGGCAGAACTGGGTGGCGGGCGAAGTGCTGCCCGACATGGGGCCCTCGATTATCGCGCCGTGGACGGTCACTCCTTACGCGATGCGCGGCGCGCTCGATCTGGCCTTCGTGAACGGGGTCAACCGGGTGATCCTTCCGGCCCGGATCGGGGCGAGCGGGGCCCCATGGTTCGGCCCGCAGCAGAGCTGGGCCGGGCTCGCGCAAGGGTTTTCCGATTATCTCGCGCGCACCTCGCTGATGCTTCAGCAAGGGCACAATGTCGCCGATCTGGCCGAACTGGCCGATGAAGAGGCGCCGCGCGGCGATGCCCCGCCGCGCGGCGATGCCCCGCCGCGCGACGATGCCGTGCCGCCCGGCTATGCCCGCGATTTCGTGACCGCCGCGATGGTCGATGGCAGCTTTGTGGTCGATGGCCATGATCTGGTAAGCCAGAGCGGGGCCCGCTATCGCGCGCTCTGGCTGGGCGGGGTTGCCCGGCCCATGACCTTGCGGACACTGGCGCGGCTGGCCGATCTGGTCGCGGCGGGGGCCACCGTGATCGGGCCGCGCCCGCTCGCGTCCCCCGCGCTGGCCGATGCACAGGGCGATGCGCCCGCGCGCTGGCAGTCGCTGACCGCCATGCTCTGGCCCGAGGGACAGGTCGAAACGGTGGTCGGGCAGGGCCGGGTCATCGCGGGGGGGAATGCCGGGGTGGCGCTCGCCCGGATGGGCGTGGCCCCCGATTTTCGCCCAGCGGGCTCCGATGCGGGCTCCGATACGGCCTTCGTGCATCGCACGATGCGCGATGGCGAAAGCTGGTATCTGGTCAATCGCGCAGATCACGAAGTCCGCTTCGACGGGCACTTCCGGGTCATGGGCAAGGCTGCCGAAATCTGGCACGCCGAAACCGGGCAGATCGAGGCGGCCAGCTATCGGATCGAGGGTGGCGAAACGCGCGTTCCGCTCGTGCTGGCGCCTCGTGGCTCGCTCTTCGTGGTGTTCCGCAAGCCGGCCAGTGCGCGCGCGGTGCAGCTCGCGCCCGTGGTGGAGCGCCCCCTCGTCACCCTGACCGGGCCCTGGGCGCTCGCCTTTCAGGGCGGGCGCGGGGCCCCTGCGCGTTTGAACGTGCCTGCGCTCACGCGCCTCGACCGCAGCCCGATCGAGGGTGTGCGCCATTTTTCGGGCGAGGTGGCCTATGGCATCGGCTTCCGCCCCCCGCGCGGCTGGAAGCGCGGCATGCCCTTGTGGCTCGATCTGGGCGAGGTACACGATCTGGCGCAAGTGCGCGTCAATGACCGGGACATGGGCACGCGCTGGCAGGCACCCTATCGCTACGACATTGGCAGCGCGGTGCGCGGGGGCACCAACCGCCTCGTCGTGCAGGTTGCCGGAAGCTGGGCCAACCGGGTGATCGGCGATGCCGCCGCCCGTGCGGCAGGGGCGAAGGCAGCCATCGCGCCCGCCATCGCGCCCCTGACGGCGGATATTGCCCGCGCGCCGCTCGTGCCTTCAGGGCTGGTCGGGCCCGTTGTTCTGGGAACGACGGTTCAGGAAACCGGGAACGGCCCGGCTCATTCGGCGGGCGGCGGGCCGACCGAGGCCCGCTCGACAAGGTGA
- a CDS encoding c-type cytochrome produces MWLDDNDGAPFAWRLPETMMNKTKSLGLLAGAAFALGVAVAAGTVAGPAFAQSSAVQLPAGDPVRGHTVYARCIACHDLNTGVTRLGPSLKGVMGRKAGGVADFAYSAAMKGSGVTWDTASLDAFLKAPAGFMKGSRMAFAGLPDAQDRADVIAYLQQSAH; encoded by the coding sequence ATGTGGCTTGATGACAACGATGGGGCGCCCTTTGCGTGGCGCCTCCCGGAGACGATGATGAACAAGACCAAGTCCCTCGGTTTGCTGGCTGGCGCGGCGTTTGCGCTGGGTGTTGCCGTGGCTGCGGGCACGGTGGCGGGGCCTGCTTTTGCCCAATCTTCCGCCGTCCAGTTGCCTGCGGGTGATCCGGTGCGCGGTCACACGGTCTATGCGCGCTGCATTGCCTGCCACGATCTCAATACCGGGGTGACGCGGCTGGGCCCCTCGCTCAAGGGCGTGATGGGGCGCAAGGCGGGCGGGGTTGCCGATTTCGCGTATTCCGCCGCGATGAAGGGCAGCGGCGTGACCTGGGACACGGCCAGCCTCGACGCGTTCCTCAAGGCGCCCGCCGGGTTCATGAAAGGCTCGCGCATGGCTTTTGCCGGGCTTCCCGATGCGCAGGATCGCGCCGACGTGATCGCCTACCTGCAACAATCGGCCCATTGA
- a CDS encoding MarR family winged helix-turn-helix transcriptional regulator encodes MSDSPARQFPDAELALDGLDAVLGLHIGTAHSLFVGRLERQLDPLGVTPKQVAILWLVKANPGIRQTGLSRFFRIERPTVHQFVRQLRENGFLINEPCKHDRRAGGLWITPEGQAILAQARAVIGAYEAERVAGLSGEERAELFRLLAKLCATASLRDA; translated from the coding sequence GTGTCCGACAGTCCTGCCCGCCAATTCCCTGATGCCGAACTGGCGCTCGACGGGCTCGATGCGGTGCTCGGGCTGCATATCGGCACCGCCCATTCGCTGTTCGTCGGGCGGCTCGAACGCCAGCTCGATCCTCTGGGCGTCACCCCCAAGCAGGTGGCGATCCTCTGGCTGGTCAAGGCCAATCCGGGGATCAGGCAGACCGGGCTTTCGCGCTTTTTCCGGATCGAGCGGCCCACGGTGCACCAGTTCGTGCGCCAGTTGCGCGAGAACGGCTTCCTGATCAACGAGCCGTGCAAGCACGACCGCCGCGCGGGCGGGCTGTGGATCACCCCGGAAGGGCAGGCCATTCTTGCGCAGGCGCGCGCGGTGATCGGCGCTTACGAGGCCGAACGGGTCGCAGGCCTGAGCGGCGAGGAGCGCGCCGAACTGTTCCGCCTGCTGGCCAAGCTTTGTGCGACGGCCTCTCTCAGGGATGCCTGA